The Pangasianodon hypophthalmus isolate fPanHyp1 chromosome 5, fPanHyp1.pri, whole genome shotgun sequence genome includes a window with the following:
- the nhlh2 gene encoding helix-loop-helix protein 2, translated as MKMMLSPDQTDPELMWTQSDPETVLNVIKVECMPEQSPLADGKQRALAPPALTREEKRRRRRATAKYRLAHATRERIRVEAFNVAFAELRKLLPTLPPDKKLSKIEILRLAICYISYLNHVLDV; from the coding sequence ATGAAGATGATGCTGAGTCCGGATCAGACCGATCCTGAGCTGATGTGGACTCAGTCGGACCCGGAAACGGTCCTGAACGTCATTAAAGTGGAGTGCATGCCTGAGCAGTCTCCGCTAGCAGACGGGAAGCAGCGCGCGCTCGCGCCTCCCGCACTGACCCGCGAGGAAAAGCGGCGGCGGAGGCGCGCGACCGCCAAGTACCGACTGGCCCATGCCACGCGCGAGCGCATCCGCGTCGAGGCCTTCAACGTGGCGTTTGCTGAGCTGCGGAAGTTACTCCCTACACTTCCGCCCGACAAGAAGCTCTCGAAGATAGAGATCCTCCGTCTCGCTATATGTTACATATCTTACCTGAATCACGTGTTGGACGTGTGA